A window of Thermodesulfobacteriota bacterium contains these coding sequences:
- a CDS encoding secondary thiamine-phosphate synthase enzyme YjbQ, with amino-acid sequence MKSHTEYLWFRTEKRREMVHITDTVRSILGKSGIKEGFALVSAMHITAAVYVNDLEDGLIEDIWEWLEDIAPRRDDYRHHRTGEDNGDAHLKNLVMHHQVILPVTAGELDLGPWQRVFYAEFDGMRKKRVVVKIIGE; translated from the coding sequence ATGAAAAGCCATACCGAATATCTCTGGTTCAGGACGGAAAAGAGGCGCGAGATGGTGCACATCACCGACACCGTAAGAAGCATACTCGGGAAGAGCGGCATAAAAGAGGGGTTCGCCCTCGTCTCGGCCATGCACATAACGGCGGCCGTTTACGTAAACGACCTCGAGGACGGGCTCATCGAGGACATATGGGAATGGCTCGAAGACATCGCCCCGCGAAGGGACGACTACAGGCACCACAGGACGGGCGAGGACAACGGCGACGCCCATCTCAAGAACCTCGTCATGCACCACCAGGTGATACTCCCCGTCACGGCCGGCGAGCTCGACCTCGGGCCGTGGCAGAGGGTTTTTTACGCCGAGTTCGACGGCATGCGGAAGAAGCGGGTCGTCGTCAAGATAATCGGCGAATAG
- the dprA gene encoding DNA-processing protein DprA, whose amino-acid sequence MEGDGRYWLALGIATGIGHSVVKILSARYGSAGEIFRAPERELAAIEGVPPRSVEAIKAFSDWEIVDAELEKLAESRYGILPLNDPEYPSQLYNIHSPPPCLLTLGEVLPADDIAIAIVGSRLPDRYGRTVTETLAGELAALGVTVVSGMARGIDSAAHEAALKRGGRTIAVLGSGIDVVYPRENEELYEAIAENGAVLSEFFTGTAPLPQNFPRRNRIVSGLSLGVVVVQASEKSGSLISASFALEQNREVFAVPGNVDRKLSKGPNYLIKRGAKLVETVDDILGEVGALRGFGGRALRGAESLAEAEAPPSITGPDKAVYDALGRDPVHIDEIIRLTGLDTPSVLSVLLSLELGGYALQHPGKFFSRRI is encoded by the coding sequence ATGGAAGGGGACGGAAGATACTGGCTGGCCCTCGGGATCGCGACAGGGATCGGGCACTCGGTGGTTAAAATCCTGAGCGCGAGATACGGCAGCGCCGGGGAGATATTCCGCGCGCCCGAACGGGAGCTCGCGGCGATAGAAGGCGTTCCTCCGCGCTCGGTGGAGGCGATAAAGGCCTTTTCCGACTGGGAGATCGTGGACGCCGAGCTCGAAAAGCTCGCTGAATCCCGTTACGGGATCCTTCCTCTTAACGACCCCGAATACCCCTCGCAGCTTTATAACATCCATAGCCCGCCGCCCTGTCTCCTTACGCTCGGGGAGGTCCTGCCCGCGGACGACATTGCGATTGCGATAGTGGGGTCGAGGCTCCCGGACAGGTACGGCCGCACGGTGACGGAGACCCTGGCGGGGGAGCTCGCGGCCCTCGGGGTCACCGTGGTGAGCGGCATGGCGCGCGGCATAGATTCCGCAGCGCACGAGGCGGCACTTAAGAGGGGAGGGCGCACGATAGCGGTGCTGGGCTCGGGTATAGACGTCGTATACCCGCGCGAGAACGAGGAGCTCTACGAAGCCATAGCCGAAAACGGCGCCGTACTGTCCGAGTTTTTCACGGGGACGGCGCCGCTGCCGCAGAACTTCCCCAGGCGGAACAGGATAGTGAGCGGGCTTTCGCTGGGGGTGGTCGTGGTGCAGGCGTCGGAGAAGAGCGGCTCGCTCATAAGCGCCTCTTTCGCGCTGGAGCAGAACAGGGAGGTTTTCGCCGTTCCGGGCAACGTGGACAGGAAGCTCTCGAAGGGGCCCAACTATCTCATAAAAAGGGGGGCGAAGCTCGTCGAGACCGTGGACGACATACTCGGAGAAGTGGGGGCGCTGAGAGGTTTCGGCGGCAGGGCTTTGCGCGGGGCGGAATCGTTGGCCGAAGCGGAGGCGCCGCCTTCGATTACGGGGCCGGATAAGGCCGTGTACGATGCTCTCGGGCGCGATCCCGTTCACATAGACGAAATAATAAGGCTCACCGGGCTCGACACCCCGAGCGTCCTTTCGGTTCTTTTGTCGCTCGAGCTCGGGGGCTATGCCCTCCAGCATCCGGGTAAGTTTTTCAGCCGAAGGATATAG
- a CDS encoding MTH1187 family thiamine-binding protein, translating into MIIELIVIPIGEGVSLSEYIAEVMKVIEASGLPYEAHSMGTNIECGWEDITPLVKRCHDALKAKGVERISTTVRISERTDKPYTMAGKMESLSRRLKRE; encoded by the coding sequence ATGATAATAGAGCTGATAGTTATACCTATAGGAGAGGGCGTTTCGCTCTCGGAATACATCGCCGAGGTGATGAAGGTCATCGAGGCGAGCGGGCTTCCGTACGAGGCGCATTCGATGGGGACGAATATCGAATGCGGCTGGGAGGACATAACGCCGCTCGTGAAAAGGTGCCACGACGCCCTTAAGGCGAAGGGCGTCGAGCGCATAAGCACGACGGTACGCATAAGCGAGAGGACGGACAAGCCCTATACGATGGCGGGCAAGATGGAGAGCCTGTCTCGGAGGCTTAAGAGGGAGTAA
- a CDS encoding DUF1285 domain-containing protein produces MSANESAPEITYRFLIDKEGNWYQDGIRVRHRLTYLYNQKLLGRDEEGRYFVDEGSGRLYVKVEDTPFVVRMADFRGGDFYVRLNDETEEKLDLENLRIDDRNVPYIKVKGGKFDARFSRPAYYELMKHAEEIGLEYFIEERGVKHLIKSE; encoded by the coding sequence ATGAGTGCAAATGAATCGGCCCCCGAAATCACGTACAGGTTTTTGATAGACAAGGAAGGCAACTGGTACCAGGACGGCATCAGGGTCCGTCACAGGCTGACGTACCTTTACAACCAGAAGCTCCTGGGCAGGGACGAGGAAGGAAGGTATTTCGTCGACGAGGGCAGCGGGCGTCTTTACGTCAAGGTCGAGGACACGCCATTCGTCGTCAGGATGGCCGACTTTCGCGGAGGGGATTTTTACGTGAGGCTCAACGACGAGACGGAAGAGAAGCTCGACCTTGAGAACCTCCGCATCGACGACAGGAACGTCCCGTATATAAAGGTCAAGGGCGGGAAGTTCGACGCCCGCTTTTCGCGGCCCGCATACTACGAGCTCATGAAGCACGCCGAGGAGATCGGCCTCGAATACTTCATAGAAGAGCGCGGGGTAAAGCACCTCATAAAAAGCGAGTGA